A window from Bordetella petrii encodes these proteins:
- a CDS encoding SMP-30/gluconolactonase/LRE family protein, which yields MPTRYPDPAVIALDPRFKELVLPLAAVERLATGSRWAEGPVWFGDGRYLLWSDVPNDRILRWDEITGQTQVWRHASNHANGNTRDRQGRLITCEHLGRRVTRTEHDGRITVLADRYQGRRLNSPNDVVVKSDGSIWFTDPPFGIIGYYQGEKAEQELPAAIYRICPDSGAVERVCDTVNGPNGLAFSPDEKLLYVIESRSRPRNILVFDVSDDGRALGPSRVLFDAAEGTPDGFRVDVEGNLWCGWGMGTPELDGVRVYSPRGELLGRIALPERCANLCFGGKHRNRLFMASCTSIYSLFVNTQGAAVP from the coding sequence ATGCCCACGCGCTACCCCGATCCGGCGGTAATCGCGCTGGACCCGCGCTTCAAGGAGCTGGTGCTGCCGCTGGCGGCGGTCGAGCGCCTGGCCACCGGCAGCCGCTGGGCCGAGGGGCCGGTGTGGTTCGGCGACGGCCGCTACCTGCTATGGAGCGACGTGCCCAACGACCGCATCCTGCGCTGGGACGAGATCACCGGGCAGACACAGGTATGGCGCCACGCGTCCAACCACGCCAACGGCAATACGCGCGACCGCCAGGGCCGGCTGATTACCTGCGAACACCTGGGGCGCCGCGTCACCCGCACCGAGCACGACGGCCGCATCACCGTGCTGGCCGACCGCTACCAGGGCAGGCGCCTGAACTCGCCCAACGACGTGGTGGTGAAGTCGGACGGTTCGATCTGGTTCACCGATCCGCCGTTCGGCATTATCGGCTACTACCAGGGCGAAAAAGCCGAGCAGGAGCTGCCCGCGGCCATTTACCGCATCTGCCCCGACAGCGGCGCGGTCGAGCGGGTGTGCGATACGGTCAACGGCCCCAATGGCCTGGCGTTCTCGCCCGACGAGAAACTGCTGTACGTCATTGAGTCGCGCTCGCGCCCGCGCAACATCCTGGTGTTCGACGTGTCGGACGACGGCCGCGCGCTGGGCCCGTCGCGCGTGCTGTTCGACGCCGCCGAAGGCACGCCGGACGGCTTCCGCGTGGATGTCGAAGGCAACCTGTGGTGCGGCTGGGGCATGGGCACGCCCGAACTGGACGGCGTGCGCGTGTATTCGCCGCGCGGCGAACTGCTGGGCCGCATCGCATTGCCCGAGCGCTGCGCCAACCTTTGTTTCGGCGGCAAGCACCGCAACCGTTTGTTCATGGCGTCGTGCACGTCGATTTATTCCTTGTTCGTCAACACGCAAGGGGCGGCAGTCCCCTGA
- a CDS encoding SMP-30/gluconolactonase/LRE family protein, with protein METSIECAVGAADILGEVPLWCDRTRQLWWVDVRRSALQSYDPATGRHQARRMPEGMLVGSIALREAGGFVLATNTGLYRYDPAVPQPPVFLANPEADKPANRLNDGKCDRRGRFWVGSMRDAQRLPEGTLYRFDPDYACHAQFNEIVVPNSIAWSPDDRTMYFADTHRQLIWAFDFDLDDGVISNRRVFKDWTHHHGRPDGSTVDREGYLWNCMVASGELVRLAPDGSVDRVIALPVTNPTCPAFGGPDLATLYVTSHSQRIPPERLAAEPWAGALLALDVGVRGLPEPRFAG; from the coding sequence ATGGAGACAAGCATCGAATGCGCGGTCGGCGCAGCCGACATCCTGGGCGAAGTGCCCCTGTGGTGCGACCGCACCCGGCAATTGTGGTGGGTGGACGTGCGGCGCAGCGCGCTGCAGTCGTACGACCCCGCCACGGGCCGGCACCAGGCGCGCCGCATGCCGGAAGGCATGCTGGTGGGCTCGATCGCGCTGCGCGAGGCGGGCGGCTTTGTGCTGGCCACCAACACTGGCCTGTACCGGTACGACCCCGCCGTGCCGCAGCCGCCGGTATTCCTGGCCAACCCCGAAGCCGACAAGCCCGCCAACCGCTTGAACGACGGCAAGTGCGACCGGCGCGGACGCTTCTGGGTGGGCAGCATGCGCGACGCGCAGCGCCTGCCCGAAGGCACCCTGTACCGGTTCGACCCCGACTACGCCTGCCACGCGCAGTTCAACGAAATCGTGGTGCCGAACTCGATCGCCTGGAGCCCCGACGACCGCACCATGTATTTCGCCGACACGCACCGGCAGCTGATCTGGGCCTTCGACTTCGACCTGGATGACGGCGTCATCTCGAACCGCCGCGTCTTCAAGGACTGGACCCACCACCACGGCCGCCCCGACGGCTCGACAGTGGACCGCGAAGGCTATCTGTGGAATTGCATGGTGGCCAGCGGCGAACTGGTGCGGCTGGCGCCCGACGGCAGCGTCGACCGCGTCATCGCGCTGCCGGTCACCAATCCCACCTGCCCGGCCTTCGGCGGGCCGGACCTGGCCACGCTGTACGTCACCAGCCATTCGCAGCGCATCCCGCCCGAACGCCTGGCGGCCGAGCCCTGGGCCGGCGCGCTGCTGGCCCTGGACGTCGGCGTGCGCGGCCTGCCCGAACCGCGCTTTGCGGGCTGA
- a CDS encoding YkgJ family cysteine cluster protein: MPRLQPYPVDLVSPATLGGHDAANPCLSCGACCAHFRVSFYCGEVAGENGGTVPVELVRPISPLRVCMAGTEQGGGRCVALRGELGQPGIRCVIYLQRPTPCREFEVWQPDGSVNPDCQRLRAALGLPPLDPRPDAENDPQGPVHPHQPAAA, from the coding sequence ATGCCGCGCCTGCAACCGTATCCCGTCGACCTGGTTTCGCCCGCCACCCTGGGCGGGCACGATGCCGCCAATCCCTGCCTGAGCTGCGGCGCCTGCTGCGCGCATTTTCGCGTGTCGTTCTATTGCGGCGAAGTGGCCGGCGAGAACGGCGGCACGGTGCCGGTCGAGCTGGTGCGCCCCATCAGCCCGCTGCGCGTCTGCATGGCCGGCACCGAGCAGGGTGGCGGGCGCTGCGTGGCCCTGCGCGGCGAGCTGGGGCAGCCCGGCATCCGCTGCGTCATTTACCTGCAGCGGCCCACTCCATGCCGCGAATTCGAAGTGTGGCAGCCCGATGGCTCGGTCAACCCCGACTGCCAGCGCCTGCGCGCGGCGCTGGGCCTGCCGCCGCTGGATCCGCGCCCCGATGCCGAGAACGACCCCCAGGGACCGGTGCACCCGCACCAGCCGGCAGCCGCCTGA
- a CDS encoding AsmA family protein: MTRTKKVLIGLGGAIVLLVAALALVVALFDWNQLKPTINERVSAALGRPFAINGDLTVQWRRPEGEPGWRGWVPWPHIGMNDVSIGNPDWAEAPNMATLQRAEFSLSPLPLLNHHVVIRQIQLTRPAASLQRLKDGRANWVFTLPDSGEPSPWVMDIDEIGFDQGQVQFRDETLRADIEAQIDPLGKPVPFADIAGQTPADKADKADKEKKADDTEKTGNTENADSTNQAPAAPDYIFGWKVKGRYKGLPLHGAGKIGGMLAVRDPSRPFPLQADVTVGDTRIALAGTLTDPANLGALDLRLELSGATMSDLYPLTGVTLPDTPRYATDGRLSARLHEPGGAVFHYRDFNGKVGASDLHGDLTFTAGAPRPKLAGKLNSRLLRMRDLGPLVGVPPAGKSNTASKDGPKRPAGGKVLPTQEFRTDRWRVMDADVTLTAERIIYDEDLPITKLNVHLIMDNGLLTLDPLRFGMAGGTIDTTLRLDGGRTPMAGKVQIAARGLRLKRLFPKVESMQRALGQLNGDAALSGTGNSVAALLGSASGDTRLLVNDGLISRALMEIAGLNVGNYVVSKLFGDEEVKINCGAADLQMQRGVMTPRVFVFDTENALVQVDGTVSFKDETLDLDIMPKSKGVRVFSLRSPLYVRGTFGDPQAGVHVLPLAARGAGAVALGVLLTPVAGLLALVAPSAGEEDNQCATLLQQMRQPPKAPPAKGRAGGKDAGK; the protein is encoded by the coding sequence ATGACGCGCACGAAGAAAGTACTGATCGGGCTGGGCGGCGCCATCGTCCTGCTGGTGGCGGCTCTGGCGCTGGTGGTGGCGCTGTTCGACTGGAACCAGCTCAAGCCCACCATCAATGAGCGCGTATCGGCCGCCCTGGGCCGGCCATTCGCCATCAACGGCGACCTGACCGTGCAGTGGCGGCGCCCCGAAGGCGAGCCGGGCTGGCGCGGCTGGGTGCCATGGCCGCACATCGGCATGAACGACGTATCCATCGGCAATCCCGACTGGGCCGAAGCGCCCAACATGGCCACGCTGCAGCGGGCCGAGTTCAGCCTGTCGCCGCTGCCGCTGCTGAACCACCATGTGGTCATCCGCCAGATCCAGCTGACCCGGCCGGCCGCCAGCCTGCAGCGCCTGAAAGACGGCCGCGCCAACTGGGTGTTCACCCTGCCGGACAGCGGCGAGCCGTCGCCCTGGGTGATGGATATCGACGAGATCGGCTTCGACCAGGGGCAGGTGCAGTTCCGCGATGAAACCCTGCGCGCCGACATCGAGGCGCAGATCGACCCGCTGGGCAAGCCGGTGCCGTTTGCCGACATCGCCGGGCAGACGCCGGCGGACAAGGCGGACAAGGCGGACAAGGAAAAGAAAGCGGACGACACGGAGAAAACAGGCAACACAGAGAACGCGGACAGCACGAACCAGGCGCCGGCGGCGCCCGACTACATCTTCGGCTGGAAGGTAAAAGGGCGCTACAAGGGCCTGCCGCTGCACGGCGCCGGCAAGATCGGCGGCATGCTGGCCGTGCGCGACCCCAGCCGCCCGTTTCCGCTGCAGGCCGACGTGACGGTGGGCGACACGCGCATCGCGCTGGCGGGCACGCTGACCGATCCCGCCAACCTGGGTGCGCTGGACTTGCGGCTGGAGCTGTCGGGCGCCACCATGTCCGACCTGTATCCGCTGACGGGCGTCACGCTGCCGGATACGCCGCGCTATGCCACCGACGGCCGCCTGAGCGCGCGCCTGCACGAGCCGGGCGGCGCGGTGTTTCACTACCGCGATTTCAACGGCAAGGTGGGCGCCAGCGACCTGCACGGCGACCTGACCTTCACCGCCGGGGCGCCGCGCCCCAAACTGGCGGGCAAGCTGAATTCCCGCCTGCTGCGCATGCGCGACCTGGGGCCGCTGGTGGGCGTGCCGCCCGCCGGCAAGTCCAACACTGCATCGAAGGACGGCCCCAAGCGTCCGGCCGGCGGCAAGGTGCTGCCCACGCAGGAATTCCGCACCGATCGCTGGCGCGTCATGGACGCCGACGTCACCCTGACTGCCGAGCGCATCATTTACGACGAAGACCTGCCGATTACCAAGCTGAACGTCCACCTGATCATGGACAACGGCCTGCTTACGCTGGATCCGCTGCGCTTCGGCATGGCGGGCGGCACCATCGACACCACGCTGCGGCTCGACGGCGGCCGCACGCCGATGGCGGGCAAGGTGCAGATCGCGGCGCGCGGCCTGCGCCTGAAGCGCCTGTTTCCGAAAGTGGAATCCATGCAGCGGGCCCTGGGCCAGCTGAACGGCGACGCGGCGCTCAGCGGCACCGGCAATTCCGTGGCCGCCCTGCTGGGCAGCGCCAGCGGCGACACCAGGCTGCTGGTCAATGATGGCTTGATCAGCCGCGCGCTGATGGAGATCGCCGGCCTGAACGTGGGCAACTATGTGGTCAGCAAATTGTTCGGCGACGAAGAGGTCAAGATCAACTGCGGCGCAGCCGACCTGCAGATGCAGCGCGGCGTGATGACGCCGCGGGTGTTCGTGTTCGATACCGAGAACGCGCTGGTGCAAGTGGACGGCACGGTCAGTTTCAAGGACGAGACCCTGGACCTGGACATCATGCCCAAGAGCAAGGGCGTGCGGGTGTTTTCGCTGCGTTCGCCGCTGTACGTGCGCGGCACGTTCGGCGACCCGCAGGCCGGCGTGCATGTGCTGCCGCTGGCCGCGCGCGGCGCCGGAGCCGTGGCGCTGGGCGTGCTGCTGACGCCGGTGGCGGGCCTGCTGGCCCTGGTGGCGCCCAGCGCCGGCGAAGAAGACAACCAGTGCGCCACGCTGTTGCAGCAAATGCGCCAGCCGCCCAAGGCGCCGCCCGCCAAGGGCCGGGCCGGCGGCAAGGACGCGGGCAAGTAG
- a CDS encoding DNA-3-methyladenine glycosylase I, which yields MAVRTDFPDGLARCAWVDGSAGYRCYHDDEWGRPVGDDRSLFEQLSLEGFQSGLSWRTILDKRDGFRRAFSGFDIDKVARYTEARVEKLVADASIVRHRGKIEAVINNARRAREMRDRHGSLGAYFWRYEAPAARRAAQPASQSVQSLALSKDLKKLGWKFVGPTTVYAFMQSVGMVNDHSPQCHHHAECEQARARFVRPV from the coding sequence ATGGCTGTGCGCACAGATTTCCCCGATGGCCTGGCGCGCTGCGCCTGGGTGGACGGCTCGGCCGGCTACCGGTGCTATCACGACGACGAATGGGGGCGGCCGGTGGGCGACGACCGCAGCCTGTTCGAGCAACTGAGCCTGGAAGGCTTCCAGTCGGGCCTGAGCTGGCGCACCATCCTGGACAAGCGCGACGGCTTTCGCCGCGCGTTTTCCGGCTTCGACATCGACAAAGTGGCGCGCTACACCGAGGCGCGGGTCGAAAAACTGGTGGCCGATGCTTCGATTGTGCGCCATCGCGGCAAGATCGAGGCCGTGATCAACAACGCGCGCCGCGCCCGGGAAATGCGCGACCGGCACGGCTCGCTGGGCGCCTATTTCTGGCGCTACGAAGCGCCGGCCGCACGGCGCGCGGCGCAGCCGGCGTCGCAGTCGGTTCAGTCGCTGGCCCTGTCCAAAGACCTGAAGAAGCTGGGCTGGAAGTTCGTCGGCCCCACCACGGTGTATGCCTTCATGCAGTCGGTGGGCATGGTCAACGACCACAGCCCGCAGTGCCATCATCATGCCGAATGTGAACAGGCCCGGGCACGCTTTGTGCGTCCTGTGTGA
- a CDS encoding TetR/AcrR family transcriptional regulator produces MAERGRPRSFDRDAALQKAMDLFWEKGYASTSLADLTAAMGINAPSLYSAFGSKEQLFRDAVALYSNGEGGCTQAELLRGPTVRAGIENMLLAAARAGTQPGRPRGCMIVLGAPTNADDHAPVHKMLCDSRRHAQALILQRLRDAVRHGELPAHTDLPALAAYYTTVLHGMAIQARDGASRKILQQSARLAMLAWDALAAPA; encoded by the coding sequence ATGGCAGAACGAGGACGCCCCCGCTCTTTCGACCGCGACGCCGCCTTGCAAAAGGCCATGGATCTGTTCTGGGAGAAGGGCTACGCAAGCACGTCGCTGGCCGACCTGACGGCCGCGATGGGCATTAACGCGCCCAGCCTGTACAGCGCGTTTGGCTCGAAAGAGCAGTTGTTCCGCGACGCCGTGGCGCTGTACAGCAACGGCGAAGGCGGCTGCACGCAGGCCGAACTGCTGCGCGGCCCCACCGTGCGGGCCGGCATCGAGAACATGCTGCTGGCCGCGGCCCGCGCCGGCACCCAGCCGGGCCGGCCCCGGGGCTGCATGATCGTGCTGGGCGCGCCCACGAACGCGGACGACCACGCCCCGGTCCACAAAATGCTGTGCGACAGCCGGCGCCACGCACAGGCGCTGATCCTGCAGCGGCTGCGCGACGCCGTGCGGCACGGCGAACTGCCCGCCCACACCGACCTGCCCGCCCTGGCCGCCTACTACACCACCGTGTTGCACGGCATGGCGATCCAGGCGCGCGATGGCGCCTCGCGCAAGATCCTGCAGCAATCGGCCCGCCTGGCCATGCTGGCCTGGGACGCGCTGGCCGCCCCCGCCTGA
- a CDS encoding 3-oxoacyl-ACP reductase family protein, translating into MSDLQGKIAFVTGGSRGIGAAIARHLAARGADVAITYVSTPDRARALVEELRGTGRRAHAYAADAADHRQVRAAVEQAVRDLGGLDILVNNAGIFIAGGLDALAHDDFQRTLDVNVGAVFAATQTALPHLPRGGRIINIGSCLADRTGEAGLAIYAASKAAVAGLTKGAARDLGPRGITVNVVHPGPIDTDMNPAQREGAAESAAGLALQRYGHVDDIAGMVGYLASPAAGYVTGAEISVDGGFAA; encoded by the coding sequence ATGTCAGACCTGCAAGGCAAGATCGCATTCGTGACCGGCGGCAGCCGCGGCATCGGCGCGGCCATCGCGCGCCACCTGGCCGCGCGCGGCGCCGATGTGGCCATCACCTACGTCAGCACGCCCGACCGGGCGCGGGCGCTGGTGGAAGAATTGCGCGGCACGGGCCGCCGCGCCCATGCCTACGCCGCCGACGCGGCCGACCACCGGCAGGTGCGTGCCGCCGTGGAGCAGGCCGTGCGCGACCTGGGCGGGCTGGATATCCTGGTCAACAACGCGGGCATTTTCATCGCGGGCGGCCTGGACGCGCTGGCGCATGACGACTTCCAGCGCACGCTGGACGTCAACGTGGGCGCCGTATTCGCGGCTACCCAGACGGCCCTGCCGCACTTGCCGCGCGGCGGGCGCATCATCAACATCGGCAGCTGCCTGGCCGACCGCACCGGCGAGGCCGGCCTGGCCATCTACGCCGCCAGCAAGGCCGCGGTGGCGGGCCTGACCAAGGGCGCCGCGCGCGACCTGGGGCCGCGCGGCATCACCGTCAACGTGGTGCATCCGGGCCCCATCGACACCGACATGAATCCCGCCCAGCGCGAGGGCGCGGCCGAAAGCGCGGCCGGCCTGGCCCTGCAGCGCTATGGCCATGTCGATGACATTGCCGGCATGGTGGGCTACCTGGCCAGCCCGGCCGCCGGCTACGTGACCGGCGCCGAAATATCGGTGGACGGCGGGTTTGCCGCCTAG
- a CDS encoding helix-turn-helix domain-containing protein codes for MTAKENASTSLDKAFEILDLFSLARPILRIEEICALLGYTRSTAYRYLKALCDAGLLAPSSGGTYALGPRIIELEHLLQLTDPLYLAGRKVLRTLHAENRVLLLHNLYRDQVLCIYKEGPDTLVHKGRRIVVRRARGVPFPLFQGAASLALLAYLAPHRVRQTYLRNGAAIAAADLGDSWEAFRKNLSAIRRRGYALSRERITPNLGGVAVPILLPADKRVVGSLAQTLPSESMTDEVIDESARRLWTASEQIAAEYVRASEG; via the coding sequence GTGACCGCCAAGGAAAATGCCTCTACCAGCCTGGACAAGGCTTTCGAGATACTCGATCTGTTCTCGCTTGCGCGGCCCATCCTGCGCATTGAAGAAATCTGCGCGCTGCTGGGCTATACCCGCTCGACGGCCTACCGCTACCTGAAGGCCCTGTGCGATGCCGGGCTGCTGGCGCCCTCGTCGGGCGGCACGTATGCGCTGGGGCCGCGCATCATCGAACTCGAGCACCTGCTGCAATTGACCGACCCGCTCTACCTGGCGGGCCGCAAGGTGCTGCGCACCCTGCACGCCGAGAACCGCGTGCTGCTGCTGCACAACCTGTACCGCGACCAAGTGCTGTGCATCTACAAAGAAGGCCCGGACACGCTGGTGCACAAGGGCCGCCGCATTGTGGTGCGGCGCGCGCGCGGCGTGCCGTTTCCGCTGTTCCAGGGCGCGGCGTCGCTGGCCCTGCTGGCCTACCTGGCGCCGCACCGCGTGCGGCAGACCTACCTGCGCAACGGCGCGGCCATCGCCGCGGCCGACCTGGGCGATTCGTGGGAAGCGTTCCGCAAGAACCTGTCGGCCATCCGGCGGCGCGGCTACGCCCTCAGCCGCGAACGCATCACGCCCAACCTGGGGGGCGTGGCCGTGCCCATCCTGCTGCCCGCCGACAAGCGCGTGGTGGGCAGCCTGGCGCAGACCCTGCCTTCGGAATCGATGACCGATGAAGTCATCGACGAAAGCGCGCGCCGCCTGTGGACGGCCAGCGAGCAGATCGCCGCGGAATACGTCCGCGCCAGCGAAGGCTAG
- a CDS encoding tripartite tricarboxylate transporter substrate binding protein, with product MRILTVMLALAGILAAAPSAANDVVRLVVPFSAGGPVDQVARILAPGLEAALGATVVVENRGGAGGTVGTNYVAKSPADGRTVLMATSSFVISSQTTANLPYDPHKDLEPLALVGQVQTLLVVRPSLGVNSLDELVKLAKSGKPLSFGSTGVGGTMHVGGELLKRAAGIEALHVPYRGAAPAITALMAGEVDMVNADVPVLQPYVKSGRVKALVIYDTKRSVELPDVPDAVEVGYPQLLMSNWYSAMVPAGTPQAAKQKLEHAFLAAIRQPDIAQRLSEAGLRGPMGTADFRKKLDAEFARWVPFLREVGLSAKK from the coding sequence ATGCGTATCCTGACTGTGATGCTGGCGCTGGCCGGCATATTGGCGGCCGCGCCCAGCGCGGCGAACGACGTGGTGCGGCTGGTGGTGCCGTTTTCGGCGGGCGGCCCGGTGGACCAGGTGGCGCGCATCCTGGCGCCGGGGCTGGAGGCCGCGCTGGGCGCCACGGTGGTGGTCGAGAACCGCGGCGGCGCGGGCGGCACCGTGGGCACCAACTACGTGGCCAAGTCCCCGGCCGACGGCCGCACCGTATTGATGGCGACCTCGAGTTTCGTGATCTCGTCGCAGACCACCGCCAACCTGCCGTACGACCCGCACAAAGACCTGGAGCCGCTTGCGCTGGTGGGCCAGGTGCAGACCCTGCTGGTGGTGCGGCCCTCGCTGGGCGTGAACAGCCTGGACGAACTGGTCAAGCTGGCCAAATCGGGCAAGCCCCTGTCGTTCGGCTCGACCGGCGTGGGCGGCACCATGCACGTGGGCGGCGAATTGCTGAAACGCGCCGCCGGCATCGAGGCGCTGCATGTGCCGTATCGCGGCGCGGCGCCGGCCATTACCGCACTGATGGCCGGCGAGGTCGACATGGTGAACGCCGACGTGCCGGTGCTGCAGCCCTATGTGAAAAGCGGCCGCGTCAAGGCGCTGGTGATCTACGACACCAAGCGCTCGGTCGAACTGCCCGATGTGCCCGATGCCGTCGAGGTGGGCTACCCGCAATTGCTGATGAGCAACTGGTACAGCGCCATGGTGCCCGCCGGCACGCCGCAGGCGGCCAAGCAGAAGCTGGAGCACGCCTTCCTGGCCGCCATCCGGCAGCCCGATATCGCGCAGCGGCTGTCCGAGGCCGGTTTGCGCGGGCCCATGGGTACGGCCGATTTCCGCAAGAAGCTGGATGCCGAGTTCGCGCGCTGGGTGCCGTTTCTGCGCGAAGTCGGGCTGAGCGCGAAAAAATGA
- a CDS encoding Bug family tripartite tricarboxylate transporter substrate binding protein has product MYTQILKGLAIGLLGLAAAGAHAQSSTSLVVAFPAGGPADSLARVVAAQLEKELKHPVVVENKPGGNGAIAATFVGRARPDGQTLFLSSVGAISINPSLYPKLIYDPAKDFVPVSLLVSVPEVLIVGPGNPAKDAKAFVAQAKSGGVSMASSGVGSMPHMAIVQLEKSTGAKILHVPYKGAAPAITDTIGGQVGGFIGDVSGLMPHIKSGKARALAIAAPKRSPVLPDVPTFDELGVPNVYANNWYGVFAPKDTPADTVAALNKVIGKVLASPELKAYEQSTGVELSPTTPQQFADIVRDDTKKWGDLIRAEGITVNN; this is encoded by the coding sequence ATGTATACCCAGATACTCAAGGGCCTGGCCATCGGCCTGCTCGGCCTGGCCGCGGCCGGTGCGCATGCGCAGTCCAGCACCAGCCTGGTGGTTGCGTTTCCGGCCGGCGGCCCCGCCGATTCGCTGGCGCGCGTCGTGGCCGCGCAGCTGGAAAAAGAACTGAAGCACCCGGTGGTGGTCGAGAACAAGCCGGGCGGCAACGGCGCCATCGCCGCCACCTTCGTGGGGCGCGCGCGTCCCGACGGCCAGACGCTGTTCCTGAGCTCGGTGGGCGCCATTTCGATCAACCCGTCGCTGTATCCCAAGCTGATCTACGATCCCGCCAAGGATTTCGTGCCGGTGTCGCTGCTGGTGTCGGTGCCCGAAGTGCTGATCGTGGGCCCCGGCAACCCGGCCAAGGACGCCAAGGCCTTCGTGGCGCAAGCCAAGAGCGGGGGCGTGTCGATGGCTTCGTCGGGCGTGGGCAGCATGCCGCACATGGCGATCGTGCAGCTGGAAAAGTCCACGGGCGCCAAGATCCTGCACGTGCCGTACAAGGGCGCCGCGCCGGCCATCACCGATACCATCGGCGGCCAGGTGGGCGGTTTCATCGGCGACGTTTCGGGCCTGATGCCGCACATCAAGTCGGGCAAGGCCCGCGCGCTGGCCATCGCCGCGCCCAAGCGCTCGCCCGTGCTGCCCGACGTGCCCACCTTCGACGAGCTGGGCGTGCCGAATGTGTATGCCAACAACTGGTACGGCGTATTCGCCCCCAAAGATACGCCGGCCGACACGGTGGCCGCGCTGAACAAGGTGATCGGCAAGGTGCTGGCGTCGCCGGAACTGAAAGCCTACGAGCAATCCACCGGCGTGGAGCTTTCGCCCACCACGCCGCAGCAGTTCGCCGACATCGTGCGCGACGACACGAAAAAATGGGGCGACCTGATCCGCGCGGAAGGCATCACGGTGAACAACTGA
- a CDS encoding RraA family protein has translation MADPAPTRPQKPLTGRVPPQAVRCREFPALPADVLQRYARIEDLTATASDAMDNLGLAGVVPASVLAPQLAAARLAGQAVTVRNTERPDAVGAAAQAGQSRMGEHEAYNLAEPGNVVVIEGLPGVSNLGGQSASVAHRAGCAGAIVDGGFRDPRVSRALGFPIWSRGVTPVTGKWRLQTAEINGRVRIGGVAVEAGDLVLADESGVAFVPYAQAQAVLQEMERIQAGDHRQQRDIAAGVDLQTLASTKYK, from the coding sequence ATGGCCGATCCCGCCCCGACGCGCCCGCAGAAACCCCTTACCGGCCGCGTGCCGCCGCAAGCCGTGCGCTGCCGCGAATTCCCGGCCCTGCCGGCTGATGTGCTGCAGCGCTACGCGCGCATCGAAGACCTGACCGCTACCGCTTCCGACGCCATGGACAACCTGGGCCTGGCCGGCGTGGTGCCCGCCTCGGTGCTGGCGCCGCAATTGGCCGCGGCGCGCCTGGCGGGGCAGGCCGTCACGGTGCGCAATACCGAACGGCCCGATGCGGTGGGCGCGGCCGCGCAGGCCGGCCAAAGCCGCATGGGCGAACACGAGGCCTACAACCTGGCCGAGCCCGGCAACGTGGTGGTGATCGAAGGCCTGCCCGGCGTGTCCAACCTGGGCGGCCAGTCGGCCTCGGTGGCGCATCGCGCGGGTTGCGCGGGCGCCATCGTCGATGGCGGCTTCCGCGATCCGCGCGTCTCGCGCGCGCTGGGCTTTCCCATCTGGTCGCGCGGCGTCACGCCCGTTACCGGCAAGTGGCGCCTGCAGACGGCCGAGATCAACGGGCGCGTGCGCATCGGCGGCGTGGCCGTCGAGGCCGGCGACCTGGTGCTGGCCGATGAATCCGGCGTGGCCTTCGTTCCTTATGCGCAAGCGCAGGCCGTGCTGCAGGAAATGGAGCGCATCCAGGCCGGCGACCACCGGCAGCAGCGCGATATTGCCGCCGGCGTCGATCTGCAGACGCTGGCAAGCACCAAATACAAGTAG